atttcttcagatcaaagagatatgtcgttcttaacattatgtgttatctgcatcttcagacacaccgtcttccgactcaccgcagctgctccaacaagggaagcatacaccagaagggagctatagtccccactcaacagttccctgcatcgaatgcgcgtgcccgacatgcacagccacaacaactacagggccatcgacaagtcagcacatgatgctcactcctatggatggcagccagataggttgtaccctcatcttacttgtgtgcaacatttatggctttgttattcatctaagcatggaaaatagatcatcacatttcactgtatattcatgctgatctcttatgggtcttgttcaggagttaacgttgttccatagttcagctaagatacttgttctttaggtaacattgttccatagttatcatccatcagccaatgctatcccacaggctcgtgattatagtattataccacttctagtatttcctatgttgttctttaatacttttgtgtgccatctagttaatctcgagtacaaacgatacatattctgtagctttcatttgtgttctccctttagtttatgagacatgttgctgctagttaaccccagtcctactatttatgtcgtctcctacaggcactcattacataaatctaactactagttgtcttccatgcatgtcagatataattgcacacactgatatatccacaagaacctcaccgagcaatgtaaaggccagtaAACTTGATGTcagtgatacccaatatgatggaacatgtaaaggtagttcttcaaaagacttgcagaaagatgatgaatcctcttcaccccacaaggtccttgctctaacttggcatgtgatatgggtacaacatgcatataatgtcctgaagtgtatctactctgttgcaatgccatgtgcttagcatgctgatcatgcatgtaaatatgtcatgccttcctgtttttaagtacctattccattcatgataacatgttttcaaattcaagtactatcattctactctatcgcaatgccatctgcttaatttggacatcatgcttctgaatatcttatgcattgttattcatcagtatgtacttcatctgtctaccataccatgttttttttacattgaagtgttgttctagtgctctgttgcaatgccatcttattttcccaatcatacacgtgtatgttgccttagttatttctgtacatattccgctagcatacagttttacattcaactagtgttttttttatgtgttgtcctgttgtatccctagctcttacaccatactccctccgtccggattacatgttgccgaaatggataaaaaaggatgtatctagaactgaaatacgcctagacccatccatttttttccgcatggagggaatacatgtcaatatggcatgcctttctattcttcagtgcctattccatctctctgttgccgcatgttttataattaaagcaccattcttctatacaaggcatgcaaggggaagacgactatgttagaatctgaagggttacaaacaaggcctttgcaaaagatccaaacgccaggagataataaaccaactccagtttttatagatacttctccagcacagagaaacccaactcctactgataataagcagattccagtggccaaagaactagtccgctccagtccagcaaaaatatgtcaactcaatactaagaagcgtgtgcgtatccttgaatcatgaaattttatagcatgctgatcatattttttacatgtttcttacccatctctcttttagaaaataagcttaacagatagaagattttctgcaatggtatcatttatgaggaaagattcttgcaggaattctctgtgctccaatgtagatgtaattaCATgtcgtatatcactatatttttacatcagcatgtattttgttaatcagcgtgaatccaacctttatctgatctaaatttagttgtagcaaaatgtatgattaaaggccacaatgttgatttttgcaaggaaaactgcctggtagttttgcatcctgagttgcatgagtgtactatctcatatcagtgggtttgaatactttggttctgcagtgggtttttcagtgttttctttattgtgttgtcctatcgtatccctagctattacatcatactccctccgtccggattaaatgtcgcagaaaaggataaaactggatgtatctagaactgaaatacgcctagacccatccatttatttccggatggagtgaatacatgtcaatatgtcatgcctttctattcttcggtatctattccatctctgttgtagcatgttttataactgaatcaccattcttctatataaggtatgccaggggaagacggctatgttagaatctgaagggttacaaaccaggtctttgcaaaagatccaaacgctaggagataataaaccaactccatttttcatagatactgctccagcacagagaaacccaactcccactgataataagcagattccagtggtcaaagaactagtccgctccagtccagcaaaagattgtcaactccattctaagaagcgtgtgcgtatcctcacatcatgaaattttatagcattctgatcatattttctacatgtttcttacccatctctcttttagaaaataaggttaaacgatacaagacttcctccattggtatcgtatttgaggaaaatatcttgcgggaattctctatgctccaatgctgatgtaagtacctgttgtatatcactatatttttacatcagcatgtattttgttaatcggcgtgaatctcacctttatctgatctaaaattagttgtagaaaaatgttaatggcgccaatgttgatttttgtaaggaaaactgcctggtagttttgcatactgagttgcatgaatgtactatcccatatcacgcacattactgaattttagtgcttctttggttgcccattcattcattatgtcaatgttgctttcgtattaccttacctggctgataatagttgtgccatattgtgttaatttggtgtaggctagtttcccAAATGTTCGTGGTGTcactgttgctttcctattatctgacttggccaatgatagcaatgctagtgtgttaattttgtgcatgctgctgaagataagaagacaaactctgaaaacagcaagggaaccccattgtttctttccagtaaatctaggccaggtaatatggcaataactcatgattaatctgtttggttcccgtcctaatttatgttatgatgcactggtcgagacactctccactatcaataatacaagcctgccaaaatcgccatctaaatctgttcagtatcctctgtctcgaatgcaatggaataaatgtatgtttgtgaaccaattaatggctgaagcaatgatggaaatggtggatgaatcagaggtgcagagtcgtgcgacacaacaactgatcaatgttttcagagacaatgtagcaaagcagcaagaacttgcccacatgcttatgggcgtcatctgtgctaagATTGCAGATTGTGAcgctgtagatggttaggttcttctcatttatttgcactggcatcaatctttgattgcccagtggatgtaatttcctgtaatatatgctggatgtgcaacgttattccctgtatgccgtacctttgctcgtcataatgggctcaaattatctaatttggcctaaagacatgaacgaactttagtgggcccattaagttaatggaccGTTACTAgaacgaaagttaatggtcggccctcttacctcccgggtcattaacaggcggacatcgaagcgggcacccaatttatttcacgggccgttaacaagccgttactaagtttgggctacatatggcccaactataatgtaggcctttagcaggccgaaagagacagtgggcttgtattggaccatgaagagcatgggtcgctaagaggccgaaagtcaggtcgtattgtaaacggtccaactgtgttgtgggcctttagcaggccgaaagagaaatcgggttggtattggaccatgaagggcatggaccattaagaggccaaaactaaggtccgactacaaatggcccaactcatttatggtccgttaacaggccgaaaggcacacagggccgggaattggcccaacacttaaatgggtcgctaaaaggccaaaactcaggtccgactacaattgacccaactgatttatgggctgtcaacaggctgaaagtgacaccgggccagaaattggcccaacacttaaatgggctgctaaaaggccgaaactcaggtccgactacaaatggcccgtcAGATTTATGGgttgtcaacaggctgaaagacacaccgggccggaaattagcccaacatttaacaacatttaaatgggtcgctaaaaggccgaaagatgtacatcctgaaaattggcccatccattaaatgggccgttaacaggacgaaatctcatcgggctgatattgagcccaaatatatagcgggctgtaacgggctcgaactgatgatgggctacaatggtgtcaaatctttaacgggccgaattggcacatctcgtatgggccgtgggcttaaatggacctgacacaagtaggccttatatgggtcggcctgctaatttttactaggtcggcctttttcaccggaatgggccactgttgggccatgccatgtgtcgacctatcataggcgcctcttgtccaatgagtagatgacatctgtcccaacgatgagccgacacatgtttcctctagccaatgatgattttacacgtggaaaatccccattggtcggggctgttaacgggttatcggatctaaaacccgacccgatagcttaacgatgttccgttacggtggatgccacgtgtcggtcacccttgacgaaagcacttctgtgacgcgtgatttattgtcatggaagtggacacttccgtgatgataattttggtaatgtcatggaacacttctacgacagcacagttatgactatcttgattctgtcataaatttgtcatggatgtacatgcatgacaacaaacgcgacctactgtgacaaacacgtatcatcacggaagtgtatttttttgtagtgtcgtctGCCGGCTCGACGGCCTCCTCGCCGGCAGCCACGGCGCCTCCGACTACCGTTGAGTCCGTAGCCCGGTCAGCGAGCGCATCCCATGCGCCTGACTCGGGTTCCTTGACGGTTTCCGCCGGCCCGGCTGCATCCTCGCCGGCAGCCACGGCACCCCCGATTCTCGTTGAGTCCGTAGCCCGGTCAGCGAGCGCATCCCCCACGCCTGACCCTGGCTCCTCGACGGATTCTTCGTCTGCCTTGTCGCCGGCCCCGTCCGCCTCGCCGGCTGCGCCACCGGCCCTGCCGGTTGCCCCGAACACCCACATGGTCACCCGTGCTCGCGCCGGTATTCACCGGCCCAGCACGCGTTATTCTACGGATGAGTACCTCCTTGCTGCCTCGACGTCTGTGTCATCACCCCTCCCGTCGTCCGCTCGAGCCGCACTTCGCGATCTGTATTGGCTCGCGAtgatgcaggaggagttcgacaCGCTGGTGCGCATCTGCACCTAGCAGCTTGTCCCGCGGCCACCCCATGCCAACGTCATCTCTGGCAAGTGggtctttgctacctcttgagcactgcgttggatttccccgaagaggaaaggatgatgcagcaaagtagaatagtatatccctcagtttttgagaaccaaggtatcaatccagtaggaggttgcgcgcgcgtcccctagtacctgcacaaagcaaataactcctcgcaaccaacgcgataatgggttgtcaatcccttcatggtcacttacaagagtgagatctgattgatatgataagataatatttttggtatttttgtgataaagatgcaaagtaaaacaaaggcaaagtaaaaagcaaaggaaataactaagtattggaagattaatatgatgaagatagacccgggagccataggtttcactagtggcttctctcaagagcataagtattttacggtgggtgaacgaattactgttgagcaattgacagaattgagcacagttatgagaatatctaggtatgatcatgtatataggcatcacgtccaagacaagtagactgactcctgactgcatctactactattactccactcatcgaccgctatccagcatgcatctagagtattaagttcatgaaaacagagtaacaccttaagcaagatgacatgacgtagagggataaattcatgcaatatgataaaaaaaaccatcttgttatcctcgatggcaacaatacaatgcgtgccttgctgcccctactgtcactaggaaaggacaccacaagattgaacccaaagctaagaacttctcccattgcaagaaagatcaatctagtaggccaaaccaaactgataattcgaagagacttgcaaagataaccaatcatacataaaagaattcagagaagattcaaatattgttcatatataaacttgatcataaacccacacttcatcggtctcaacaaacacaccgcaaaaagaagattacatcgaatagatctccacaagagagggggagaacattgtatgagatccaaaaagagagaagaagccatctagctaataactatggacccgaaggtctgaggtaaactactcacacttcatcggagaggctatgatgttgatgtagaagccctccgtgatggataccccctcaggcggagctccggaacaggccccaagatgggatctcgtggatacagaaagttacggcggtggaattagggttttggctccgtgtctggtcgtttgggggtgcgtaggtatatataggaggaaggagtacgtcggtggagcaacaggggggccacgagggtggagggcacacccccctacctcgtggcctcctcctttgtttcttgacgtagggtccaagtctcctggatcatgttcggtgagaaaatcacgttcccgaaggtttcattctgtttggactccgtttgatattccttttcttcgaaaccctaaaataggcaaaaaaaatagcaattctgggttgggcctccggataataggttagtcccaaaaataatataaaagtggataataaagcccaataatgtccaaaacagtagataatatagcatggagcaatcaaaaattatagatatgttggagacgtatcagtctatcGGCATAAGACTCGCCCTGATGGGTCTCTCGAGTGCTATAAGGCTCGGTGGGTGGTCCGCGGGTTTCGGCAGTGTGCTGGAGTCGACTTCACCGACACGTTCGCCCCGattgtcaaaccgggcacgattcgCGCGGTCCTTTAGCTCGCGGTCTCTCGCGCCTGGCCGGTGCATCAGATAGATGTGTCGAATGCGTTCTTGCATGGACATCTCTCGGAGCAGGTTTTCTGTCAGCAGCCGACCAACTTCGTCGACACGGCTCAGCCTGACCATGTATGTCTGCTCTCCCGCTCGTTGTACGGGTTGAAGCAAGCCCCTcgcgcctggtaccagcggatcgccggTTTTCTGCAGCAACTCGGGTTCCGAGCTACTCGGGTTTGTCTACCACCAGGCTCCGGCGACCGCTTACCTGCTCctatacgtcgacgacatcatcctgacggcttcCTCGCCTGAGCTCCTTCACCAGCATACTGCTCGCCTCAACGCTGAGTTCGCCATTAAGGACCTCGGCacgttgcactacttcctcggcattgaCGTGGTACGATGCGCTGATGGGTTTTCTCTACACCAGTAGCAGTATGCACAGGACCTTCTCGAGCGGGCAGGTATGCTTAATTGCAAGCCTGTCCCCACGCCTATTGACACGAAGGCCAGGGTCTCTGCGCTCGACGGCTCACCCGCGCCAGATGCAGCGTTCTACCGCTCCATCGCCGGCGCTCTCCAGTACTTGACCCTCACTCGGCCGGACCTGCAGTACGCCGtccagcaggtgtgtctccacatgcatgCCCCTCGCGACACTCATTGGAACCTGGTGAAGCGGATTCTTCGGTACATCCGCGGCACCACGGCTCTGGGTCTTACGTTGACGGTCTCGCCCTCAACTGACCTGGTCGCCTACAGTGATGCCGATTGGGCTGGCTACCCGGACATGCGACGCTCGACTTCAGGCTATTGCGTCTACCTAGGGCCCTCGCTCATACCGTGGTCGTCTAAACTACAACACACGGTATCCCACTCCAGTGTCGAGGCTGAGTATCTTGTTGTGGCCAATGCCGTCGCCGAGTGCTCGTGGCTACGACAACTTCTTCAGGAGTTGCTTCTTGATGTCCCGAAGGCCATCattgtctactgtgacaatgtCTCTGCGGTCTACCTCTCCATGcgagagcaggtggctcttgggcgcGTCCGCGTTCTTCATGTTCCTACCGCTCAGCAGTTTGCCGATGTCATGACGAAGGGGTTACCGACGCTTacatttgaggagttccggtccagtctaTGCGTCACTNNNNNNNNNNNNNNNNNNNNNNNNNNNNNNNNNNNNNNNNNNNNNNNNNNNNNNNNNNNNNNNNNNNNNNNNNNNNNNNNNNNNNNNNNNNNNNNNNNNNNNNNNNNNNNNNNNNNNNNNNNNNNNNNNNNNNNNNNNNNNNNNNNNNNNNNNNNNNNNNNNNNNNNNNNNNNNNNNNNNNNNNNNNNNNNNNNNNNNNNNNNNNNNNNNNNNNNNNNNNNNNNNNNNNNNNNNNNNNNNNNNNNNNNNNNNNNNNNNNNNNNNNNNNNNNNNNNNNNNNNNNNNNNNNNNNNNNNNNNNNNNNNNNNNNNNNNNNNNNNNNNNNNNNNNNNNNNNNNNNNNNNNNNNNNNNNNNNNNNNNNNNNNNNNNNNNNNNNNNNNNNNNNNNNNNNNNNNNNNNNNNNNNNNNNNNNNNNNNNNNNNNNNNNNNNNNNNNNNNNNNNNNNNTATATGTGCATGTATCTGTTAGGATAATCTCCACCTCTAGTTTCCTTGTATAGATGAGGCTGAGGGCtgcccttgtacccatatatacgtccaccgtgcacccgatcaatacatcgagagttgcattgccttcaacaacaaggtttgcccggctccggcgaggaagggcgatgacagcggcacgcctttggctcgcttcagtgcttgtagttgtcgctagatggtttacgaatctggatgtaatttttattatttctagtgttcgttgtactaccatggTTGAaaaatgaatagattggaagttttttccGCAAAAAATATTTAGCCGTTACGAAGATAGAAACCACCGAAAACAGTGTCAATCTCCTGATAACAAAACCGTGTCCACCAGAAGTTGGACTCCGCTTAGCTGAGCCAGGAAGCAATCCTGTCTAGGAAGAAACTTCACGCTCGCTTGTCTTCTAGTCTTAGACGAAGCCGTAAGGCAACATGGCACATGCCACTTGCTTGGCGCTTCTTCAGTTCCTCCCCAAATTCCCAGAAAACCCTAGCCACCGACACGCAACATGCACCACCTAATCCCCACCACCACCTCAAATAGATAGAGACGGGGACGTGTTTCACATTCACACCGCGAGCATGCACGCTACGTACGTTCTCTCCATCACCATCACAATGCTATCGGACATATGGGGACAAGTAGCCATCAACCGTTTGAATTTCAGCAGGAGGATATCAGAATACCAGCCCTTTGATCCTGTACTTTTCATGCATGTATACACATCACCATCGATCAAATATTGCTGTCCCCGTAATTTTCATCCGAATCGCCGTCAAGTGACAGCATCCGCAAGATCGCCAGCGAGAGAGCGCGACGGCGCAAAGTTGAACAGCTTTGGTTTGCCAGATATATATCTCAACATCTGGGGCAGTTGATCAGCCTAACAATGCCATCTATGACCGGCGTCAGTGGCCTGGGTGGGTGCGAGCATAGGCTGAGCTGTCTTCAGAGACGGAAGGGGAGCACAGGAGGGTGGCATCATTGAAGACCTGATAGTGACGCCCCAACAAACTGGCCACACCCACGGCGATCATGGCCGTGGTGGTATAAGAAAGAACGAAACGTACCACTGCTAGGAAGCGAGCCTCACTTCTTCGTCTGACCACCACTGACCTCCAGCGTAGGCAGCACCGGGAAGCAACCTCTCTGCTCAGGCTAGCATGGGGAAGGTGTGCTGCAGCAGCgagtcggaggaggaggcggggttCAGCTTCCTGGGGCTCCTCGTCGCGGCCGTCATCGCCCTGGTGTTCATGCTCCTCTGCACCCCGCCGAAGCGGCGCTCCGTCACCATCTACCCGTGCTGTTGAGGCTGAGGAGTCTCCAAGGATCTCTGGTTGCTGGGAGGAAGGTTATTCGGTTGTTCATGGGAGAGAGCAGGCCAGGCAATGGTCCCTGGTTTTCTTCGGTTCAGAAAATAATTTCTACTACTGAATTGTAGGGCTCGTCGAAACTGTAAGCCATGTTTTATCGGTATATTATTAGGCTGTCCATCTCCATCTGTAGCATGAACTGATACATCTGGGGAAAATAGATATCATCAGACTTGTTATGTTGTTTTCACTTGTCCTGTTCCCTTCCCTCTTTCTCTCCTctgtttattttttgtttttctttcagatTTTTGATATGATCGTAACAGAAAAGCATAGATGCTTGGTTATCTGTTAGCGCAGCCAGGATGCAATTAAATAACAGAAAAGTTCAGTGATATTTTTTTGGTGATCAAGTGGTTCTGTAATGACTCCAGGAGGGTGCACGTCTTAGTGCAAGTTCCAGTAGGAAAGCACTGATCAGAAACAGGGCTACAAAATAGTTCAATATTAGGCCAAAGATTCTACACTTCTTAGCTGATCTGAAAATTCTACTAGGCAGTCTGAAGAAGACCATCATTCAACTGTTTGATTTCCTATTTATCAGTTACTGTAGATAACTGTCAGTACATGTTAAGCCGCACCAGGAGCACCAGGCCGGTATTGCTTTGCGGTTCATGGTTATCTCTGTTTGCTTATCTAGGCTCTTTCCCCCGGAAGAATCTCAGACTCCAGTACACCTCTGTAAACTCCCCAGTCTCCAGAAGGGCCTC
The sequence above is a segment of the Triticum dicoccoides isolate Atlit2015 ecotype Zavitan chromosome 1A, WEW_v2.0, whole genome shotgun sequence genome. Coding sequences within it:
- the LOC119298707 gene encoding uncharacterized protein LOC119298707 gives rise to the protein MGKVCCSSESEEEAGFSFLGLLVAAVIALVFMLLCTPPKRRSVTIYPCC